In Daphnia pulicaria isolate SC F1-1A chromosome 9, SC_F0-13Bv2, whole genome shotgun sequence, a single genomic region encodes these proteins:
- the LOC124312981 gene encoding mucin-5AC-like isoform X3, whose protein sequence is MKSLLTFVLVFCLIIIAVEAQTKTMAKRQVMSTKPKLTTVKSTLIRTKTRIKLPITPPKTRTTTRRPTTRPTTRPTTRPTTRPTTRPTTRPTTRPKTRTTTRKPVTTTVATTIKSFKVCQDTNSAAASGSIQPLDGLKPVAMGSPRTCSFSIVVPLNQQVQMSCSVAKLTPITTVLDNAGGIEIVSSSLTFDGTLDLQSFRRIVPNRLYTSYSNAMTVTYRVVNAADTFNCNWTTILAPTTTTDFKWCRDGETTAANGSIKTLREPVGNSNVNEERECFFFINSSPNRQVQSSCSFGASKNFDLSTVRKFKFFNLFQPKFNKTTVNSNQVDLLMSYQVTDTDFPIDCNWMTATPTTATSDFNNCVNVQSTTTKGTITSLANTVNHLKTCLFSIFVSLGQRIQMSCTDVDIGSESTLILFETAEIPNSLASRKVYTSINNRLDVLSSLISRPGESFQCNWTTITIPPTKDFKVCRDGEATVDSGTVTPLENTEADVLGSICRFTITAPANKRVQMSCPVINEFTDIFVIV, encoded by the exons ATGAAGTCGCTCCTAACTTTTGTTCTCGTCTTCTGCTTGATCATTATTGCCGTG GAAGCTCAGACTAAAACAATGGCCAAGAGGCAAGTAATGTCTACAAAACCCAAACTGACAACTGTCAAATCAACACTAATAAGAACCAAAACTCGTATTAAAtt ACCGATAACCCCACCGAAAACCAGAACGACAACCCGACGACCGACAACCAGACCGACAACCAGACCGACAACCAGACCGACAACCAGACCGACAACCAGACCGACAACCAGACCGACAACCAGACCGAAAACCAGAACGACAACCAGGAAGCCTGTTACCACAACAGTCGCCACAACTATTAAATCCTTTAAAGTTTGTCAGGACACAAATTCAGCAGCGGCCAGTGGATCCATTCAGCCATTAGACGGGCTAAAACCAGTCGCAATGGGATCGCCGAGAACGTGCAGCTTTTCCATTGTCGTACCTTTGAATCAACAAGTTCAGATGTCTTGCTCGGTCGCAAAACTCACTCCAATAACAACTGTCTTAGACAACGCAGGAGGAATTGAAATAGTTTCAAGCTCATTGACc ttCGACGGAACCCTCGACCTTCAGTCTTTCAGAAGAATCGTACCAAACAGGCTTTACACCTCTTACAGCAATGCAATGACTGTCACTTATCGAGTCGTCAACGCAGCAGACACATTTAATTGTAATTGGACAACAATTCTGGCGCCCACGACAACGACAGATTTTAAAT ggTGTCGAGATGGTGAGACGACTGCAGCCAATGGTTCCATTAAAACTCTGCGTGAACCAGTAGGAAATTCAAATGTGAACGAAGAAAGAGaatgtttcttcttcatcaattCATCACCCAATCGTCAAGTTCAGTCGTCTTGCTCTTTTGGTGCttctaaaaattttgatcTATCTACA gttagaaaattcaaattctttaatttgttTCAACCTAAATTTAACAAGACAACAGTAAATAGCAATCAAGTAGATCTACTGATGTCTTATCAAGTTACCGATACAGATTTTCCAATTGATTGTAATTGGATGACAGCAACACCCACCACGGCGACGAGTGATTTCAATA actGCGTTAACGTACAATCAACGACCACAAAGGGGACTATTACATCATTAGCCAATACTGTGAACCACTTGAAAACTTGTTTATTCTCCATTTTCGTTTCTCTTGGTCAGCGCATTCAGATGTCTTGTACGGATGTCGACATCGGTTCTGAAAGCACTCTGATA TTATTTGAAACTGCCGAAATTCCAAACTCTCTTGCATCCAGGAAGGTTTACACATCGATAAACAATCGATTAGACGTTTTATCTTCTTTAATATCAAGGCCAGGTGAATCCTTTCAGTGTAATTGGACGACGATAACAATTCCACCAACGAAGGACTTCAAAG TTTGCCGAGATGGAGAGGCAACGGTAGACTCTGGAACGGTCACCCCACTTGAAAACACAGAAGCAGATGTACTTGGAAGTATCTGTCGCTTTACCATTACCGCACCTGCTAATAAGCGCGTTCAAATGTCGTGTCCGGTTATCAATGAATTTACCGACATTTTTGTAA ttgtATGA
- the LOC124312981 gene encoding uncharacterized protein LOC124312981 isoform X4, which translates to MKSLLIFVLVFCLIIIAVEAQTKTTPKGQVTTRKPVTTTVATTIKSFKVCQDTNSAAASGSIQPLDGLKPVAMGSPRTCSFSIVVPLNQQVQMSCSVAKLTPITTVLDNAGGIEIVSSSLTFDGTLDLQSFRRIVPNRLYTSYSNAMTVTYRVVNAADTFNCNWTTILAPTTTTDFKWCRDGETTAANGSIKTLREPVGNSNVNEERECFFFINSSPNRQVQSSCSFGASKNFDLSTVRKFKFFNLFQPKFNKTTVNSNQVDLLMSYQVTDTDFPIDCNWMTATPTTATSDFNNCVNVQSTTTKGTITSLANTVNHLKTCLFSIFVSLGQRIQMSCTDVDIGSESTLILFETAEIPNSLASRKVYTSINNRLDVLSSLISRPGESFQCNWTTITIPPTKDFKVCRDGEATVDSGTVTPLENTEADVLGSICRFTITAPANKRVQMSCPVINEFTDIFLYEFDTYISSIANEPIVNQIYTSKGNQMYLDLNLMDFFGLPSFNCTWKFV; encoded by the exons ATGAAGTCGCTCCTAATTTTTGTTCTCGTCTTCTGCTTGATCATTATTGCCGTG GAAGCTCAGACTAAAACAACTCCCAAGGGGCAAGTA ACAACCAGGAAGCCTGTTACCACAACAGTCGCCACAACTATTAAATCCTTTAAAGTTTGTCAGGACACAAATTCAGCAGCGGCCAGTGGATCCATTCAGCCATTAGACGGGCTAAAACCAGTCGCAATGGGATCGCCGAGAACGTGCAGCTTTTCCATTGTCGTACCTTTGAATCAACAAGTTCAGATGTCTTGCTCGGTCGCAAAACTCACTCCAATAACAACTGTCTTAGACAACGCAGGAGGAATTGAAATAGTTTCAAGCTCATTGACc ttCGACGGAACCCTCGACCTTCAGTCTTTCAGAAGAATCGTACCAAACAGGCTTTACACCTCTTACAGCAATGCAATGACTGTCACTTATCGAGTCGTCAACGCAGCAGACACATTTAATTGTAATTGGACAACAATTCTGGCGCCCACGACAACGACAGATTTTAAAT ggTGTCGAGATGGTGAGACGACTGCAGCCAATGGTTCCATTAAAACTCTGCGTGAACCAGTAGGAAATTCAAATGTGAACGAAGAAAGAGaatgtttcttcttcatcaattCATCACCCAATCGTCAAGTTCAGTCGTCTTGCTCTTTTGGTGCttctaaaaattttgatcTATCTACA gttagaaaattcaaattctttaatttgttTCAACCTAAATTTAACAAGACAACAGTAAATAGCAATCAAGTAGATCTACTGATGTCTTATCAAGTTACCGATACAGATTTTCCAATTGATTGTAATTGGATGACAGCAACACCCACCACGGCGACGAGTGATTTCAATA actGCGTTAACGTACAATCAACGACCACAAAGGGGACTATTACATCATTAGCCAATACTGTGAACCACTTGAAAACTTGTTTATTCTCCATTTTCGTTTCTCTTGGTCAGCGCATTCAGATGTCTTGTACGGATGTCGACATCGGTTCTGAAAGCACTCTGATA TTATTTGAAACTGCCGAAATTCCAAACTCTCTTGCATCCAGGAAGGTTTACACATCGATAAACAATCGATTAGACGTTTTATCTTCTTTAATATCAAGGCCAGGTGAATCCTTTCAGTGTAATTGGACGACGATAACAATTCCACCAACGAAGGACTTCAAAG TTTGCCGAGATGGAGAGGCAACGGTAGACTCTGGAACGGTCACCCCACTTGAAAACACAGAAGCAGATGTACTTGGAAGTATCTGTCGCTTTACCATTACCGCACCTGCTAATAAGCGCGTTCAAATGTCGTGTCCGGTTATCAATGAATTTACCGACATTTTT ttgtATGAATTCGACACCTACATCTCCTCTATCGCTAATGAACCTATCGTCAACCAGATTTACACATCAAAGGGAAATCAAATGTACCTTGATTTGAACCTGATGGATTTTTTTGGCTTACCTTCGTTCAATTGCACTTGGAAATTCGTGTAA
- the LOC124312981 gene encoding mucin-5AC-like isoform X1: MKSLLTFVLVFCLIIIAVEAQTKTMAKRQVMSTKPKLTTVKSTLIRTKTRIKLPITPPKTRTTTRRPTTRPTTRPTTRPTTRPTTRPTTRPTTRPKTRTTTRKPVTTTVATTIKSFKVCQDTNSAAASGSIQPLDGLKPVAMGSPRTCSFSIVVPLNQQVQMSCSVAKLTPITTVLDNAGGIEIVSSSLTFDGTLDLQSFRRIVPNRLYTSYSNAMTVTYRVVNAADTFNCNWTTILAPTTTTDFKWCRDGETTAANGSIKTLREPVGNSNVNEERECFFFINSSPNRQVQSSCSFGASKNFDLSTVRKFKFFNLFQPKFNKTTVNSNQVDLLMSYQVTDTDFPIDCNWMTATPTTATSDFNNCVNVQSTTTKGTITSLANTVNHLKTCLFSIFVSLGQRIQMSCTDVDIGSESTLILFETAEIPNSLASRKVYTSINNRLDVLSSLISRPGESFQCNWTTITIPPTKDFKVCRDGEATVDSGTVTPLENTEADVLGSICRFTITAPANKRVQMSCPVINEFTDIFLYEFDTYISSIANEPIVNQIYTSKGNQMYLDLNLMDFFGLPSFNCTWKFV; encoded by the exons ATGAAGTCGCTCCTAACTTTTGTTCTCGTCTTCTGCTTGATCATTATTGCCGTG GAAGCTCAGACTAAAACAATGGCCAAGAGGCAAGTAATGTCTACAAAACCCAAACTGACAACTGTCAAATCAACACTAATAAGAACCAAAACTCGTATTAAAtt ACCGATAACCCCACCGAAAACCAGAACGACAACCCGACGACCGACAACCAGACCGACAACCAGACCGACAACCAGACCGACAACCAGACCGACAACCAGACCGACAACCAGACCGACAACCAGACCGAAAACCAGAACGACAACCAGGAAGCCTGTTACCACAACAGTCGCCACAACTATTAAATCCTTTAAAGTTTGTCAGGACACAAATTCAGCAGCGGCCAGTGGATCCATTCAGCCATTAGACGGGCTAAAACCAGTCGCAATGGGATCGCCGAGAACGTGCAGCTTTTCCATTGTCGTACCTTTGAATCAACAAGTTCAGATGTCTTGCTCGGTCGCAAAACTCACTCCAATAACAACTGTCTTAGACAACGCAGGAGGAATTGAAATAGTTTCAAGCTCATTGACc ttCGACGGAACCCTCGACCTTCAGTCTTTCAGAAGAATCGTACCAAACAGGCTTTACACCTCTTACAGCAATGCAATGACTGTCACTTATCGAGTCGTCAACGCAGCAGACACATTTAATTGTAATTGGACAACAATTCTGGCGCCCACGACAACGACAGATTTTAAAT ggTGTCGAGATGGTGAGACGACTGCAGCCAATGGTTCCATTAAAACTCTGCGTGAACCAGTAGGAAATTCAAATGTGAACGAAGAAAGAGaatgtttcttcttcatcaattCATCACCCAATCGTCAAGTTCAGTCGTCTTGCTCTTTTGGTGCttctaaaaattttgatcTATCTACA gttagaaaattcaaattctttaatttgttTCAACCTAAATTTAACAAGACAACAGTAAATAGCAATCAAGTAGATCTACTGATGTCTTATCAAGTTACCGATACAGATTTTCCAATTGATTGTAATTGGATGACAGCAACACCCACCACGGCGACGAGTGATTTCAATA actGCGTTAACGTACAATCAACGACCACAAAGGGGACTATTACATCATTAGCCAATACTGTGAACCACTTGAAAACTTGTTTATTCTCCATTTTCGTTTCTCTTGGTCAGCGCATTCAGATGTCTTGTACGGATGTCGACATCGGTTCTGAAAGCACTCTGATA TTATTTGAAACTGCCGAAATTCCAAACTCTCTTGCATCCAGGAAGGTTTACACATCGATAAACAATCGATTAGACGTTTTATCTTCTTTAATATCAAGGCCAGGTGAATCCTTTCAGTGTAATTGGACGACGATAACAATTCCACCAACGAAGGACTTCAAAG TTTGCCGAGATGGAGAGGCAACGGTAGACTCTGGAACGGTCACCCCACTTGAAAACACAGAAGCAGATGTACTTGGAAGTATCTGTCGCTTTACCATTACCGCACCTGCTAATAAGCGCGTTCAAATGTCGTGTCCGGTTATCAATGAATTTACCGACATTTTT ttgtATGAATTCGACACCTACATCTCCTCTATCGCTAATGAACCTATCGTCAACCAGATTTACACATCAAAGGGAAATCAAATGTACCTTGATTTGAACCTGATGGATTTTTTTGGCTTACCTTCGTTCAATTGCACTTGGAAATTCGTGTAA
- the LOC124312981 gene encoding mucin-5AC-like isoform X2: MKSLLIFVLVFCLIIIAVEAQTKTTPKGQVTSTKPKLTTVKSTLRTTTRIKLPITPPKTRTTTRRPTTRPTTRPTTRPTTRPTTRPTTRPTTRPKTRTTTRKPVTTTVATTIKSFKVCQDTNSAAASGSIQPLDGLKPVAMGSPRTCSFSIVVPLNQQVQMSCSVAKLTPITTVLDNAGGIEIVSSSLTFDGTLDLQSFRRIVPNRLYTSYSNAMTVTYRVVNAADTFNCNWTTILAPTTTTDFKWCRDGETTAANGSIKTLREPVGNSNVNEERECFFFINSSPNRQVQSSCSFGASKNFDLSTVRKFKFFNLFQPKFNKTTVNSNQVDLLMSYQVTDTDFPIDCNWMTATPTTATSDFNNCVNVQSTTTKGTITSLANTVNHLKTCLFSIFVSLGQRIQMSCTDVDIGSESTLILFETAEIPNSLASRKVYTSINNRLDVLSSLISRPGESFQCNWTTITIPPTKDFKVCRDGEATVDSGTVTPLENTEADVLGSICRFTITAPANKRVQMSCPVINEFTDIFLYEFDTYISSIANEPIVNQIYTSKGNQMYLDLNLMDFFGLPSFNCTWKFV, encoded by the exons ATGAAGTCGCTCCTAATTTTTGTTCTCGTCTTCTGCTTGATCATTATTGCCGTG GAAGCTCAGACTAAAACAACTCCCAAGGGGCAAGTAACGTCTACAAAACCCAAACTGACAACTGTCAAATCAACACTAAGAACCACAACTCGTATTAAAtt ACCGATAACCCCACCGAAAACCAGAACGACAACCCGACGACCGACAACCAGACCGACAACCAGACCGACAACCAGACCGACAACCAGACCGACAACCAGACCGACAACCAGACCGACAACCAGACCGAAAACCAGAACGACAACCAGGAAGCCTGTTACCACAACAGTCGCCACAACTATTAAATCCTTTAAAGTTTGTCAGGACACAAATTCAGCAGCGGCCAGTGGATCCATTCAGCCATTAGACGGGCTAAAACCAGTCGCAATGGGATCGCCGAGAACGTGCAGCTTTTCCATTGTCGTACCTTTGAATCAACAAGTTCAGATGTCTTGCTCGGTCGCAAAACTCACTCCAATAACAACTGTCTTAGACAACGCAGGAGGAATTGAAATAGTTTCAAGCTCATTGACc ttCGACGGAACCCTCGACCTTCAGTCTTTCAGAAGAATCGTACCAAACAGGCTTTACACCTCTTACAGCAATGCAATGACTGTCACTTATCGAGTCGTCAACGCAGCAGACACATTTAATTGTAATTGGACAACAATTCTGGCGCCCACGACAACGACAGATTTTAAAT ggTGTCGAGATGGTGAGACGACTGCAGCCAATGGTTCCATTAAAACTCTGCGTGAACCAGTAGGAAATTCAAATGTGAACGAAGAAAGAGaatgtttcttcttcatcaattCATCACCCAATCGTCAAGTTCAGTCGTCTTGCTCTTTTGGTGCttctaaaaattttgatcTATCTACA gttagaaaattcaaattctttaatttgttTCAACCTAAATTTAACAAGACAACAGTAAATAGCAATCAAGTAGATCTACTGATGTCTTATCAAGTTACCGATACAGATTTTCCAATTGATTGTAATTGGATGACAGCAACACCCACCACGGCGACGAGTGATTTCAATA actGCGTTAACGTACAATCAACGACCACAAAGGGGACTATTACATCATTAGCCAATACTGTGAACCACTTGAAAACTTGTTTATTCTCCATTTTCGTTTCTCTTGGTCAGCGCATTCAGATGTCTTGTACGGATGTCGACATCGGTTCTGAAAGCACTCTGATA TTATTTGAAACTGCCGAAATTCCAAACTCTCTTGCATCCAGGAAGGTTTACACATCGATAAACAATCGATTAGACGTTTTATCTTCTTTAATATCAAGGCCAGGTGAATCCTTTCAGTGTAATTGGACGACGATAACAATTCCACCAACGAAGGACTTCAAAG TTTGCCGAGATGGAGAGGCAACGGTAGACTCTGGAACGGTCACCCCACTTGAAAACACAGAAGCAGATGTACTTGGAAGTATCTGTCGCTTTACCATTACCGCACCTGCTAATAAGCGCGTTCAAATGTCGTGTCCGGTTATCAATGAATTTACCGACATTTTT ttgtATGAATTCGACACCTACATCTCCTCTATCGCTAATGAACCTATCGTCAACCAGATTTACACATCAAAGGGAAATCAAATGTACCTTGATTTGAACCTGATGGATTTTTTTGGCTTACCTTCGTTCAATTGCACTTGGAAATTCGTGTAA